In Rouxiella sp. WC2420, the following proteins share a genomic window:
- a CDS encoding ABC transporter substrate-binding protein: protein MDRRSFIKSAGAISVAAATSSLWPFSNAFAAEAAMPKKGGHLVVGIDNASSTDRLDPAFWFETYMYFVGSQIFNSLVEIDEKGELAPSLAESWSSADGSKTWILKIRQGVQFHDGRALGAKDVVYSLNHHRGEKSTSPVKGYLDPVTSITATGEHEVTVKLNSADVEFVWLLSAVHFVVTAENESFDKGIGTGAFILEKFQPGVTTLTKRNPNHWNSARGHVDSVETLAMNDSTARVAALVSGSAQLINRVNPRIVGRIQHMPNIQLIRARDSAIYTFPGLSNLAPFNNVDGRLALKYAIDRKQIIDTVLGGYASVANDNPFFPSNRYFAKDIPQRPYDPDQARFHWKKSGFTGPLTLSVADAGFPGSVDAAQLYQQSAAKAGIDLKVDHVPDDAFWNDVWQKKVFVSSNWASRPTADAMLSLVFTSQSSWNESAWHVPAFDAMVKAARGEADEARRKQIYHDIQVMLVDQGSEIIPLYADALDGCSIKIKGFTSVPGMPLSGNRAAEKVWIES, encoded by the coding sequence ATAGATCGTCGTTCGTTTATCAAAAGCGCAGGAGCTATCTCCGTCGCTGCGGCAACCAGTTCACTGTGGCCGTTTTCCAACGCTTTTGCCGCTGAGGCTGCAATGCCAAAAAAGGGCGGTCATCTGGTCGTTGGCATTGACAATGCCTCAAGCACTGATCGTCTCGATCCGGCTTTCTGGTTTGAAACTTACATGTATTTTGTTGGTTCGCAGATTTTCAACAGTCTGGTAGAAATCGACGAGAAAGGTGAACTGGCCCCGTCACTGGCAGAGTCGTGGTCGTCGGCCGATGGCAGCAAAACCTGGATCCTGAAAATTCGTCAAGGCGTGCAGTTCCACGATGGCCGAGCCTTGGGCGCAAAAGACGTGGTTTATTCGCTGAATCACCATCGCGGTGAGAAATCAACGTCTCCGGTTAAAGGTTATCTGGATCCAGTAACCTCTATTACCGCGACCGGTGAGCATGAAGTTACTGTTAAACTGAACTCGGCGGACGTCGAATTTGTCTGGCTACTGAGTGCGGTGCATTTTGTGGTAACCGCCGAAAACGAAAGTTTCGACAAAGGGATTGGCACCGGTGCATTTATTCTGGAGAAATTCCAGCCGGGCGTGACCACACTGACTAAACGTAATCCTAATCACTGGAACAGTGCTCGTGGCCACGTCGATTCTGTCGAAACACTGGCAATGAACGATTCCACTGCACGGGTTGCAGCCTTGGTGAGCGGCTCGGCCCAGCTGATTAACCGCGTTAATCCGCGCATTGTGGGGCGTATTCAGCATATGCCTAATATTCAGCTGATTCGCGCCAGGGACAGTGCAATTTATACCTTCCCGGGACTTTCAAATCTGGCACCTTTCAACAATGTTGATGGCCGTCTGGCATTAAAATATGCCATCGACCGTAAGCAGATTATTGATACCGTGCTGGGCGGCTATGCCAGCGTGGCCAACGACAATCCATTCTTCCCGTCGAATCGCTATTTTGCTAAAGATATTCCGCAACGGCCTTATGACCCGGATCAGGCCCGTTTCCACTGGAAAAAATCTGGCTTTACTGGCCCATTGACCTTGTCGGTCGCTGATGCTGGATTCCCCGGTTCCGTCGATGCTGCACAACTTTATCAGCAATCAGCAGCCAAGGCGGGCATTGACCTGAAAGTTGACCACGTTCCCGATGACGCTTTCTGGAATGATGTCTGGCAGAAAAAAGTGTTTGTTTCTTCCAACTGGGCCAGTCGTCCTACCGCCGATGCCATGCTGTCGCTGGTATTTACCAGCCAGTCGTCATGGAATGAATCTGCCTGGCACGTTCCGGCCTTTGATGCGATGGTCAAAGCGGCACGCGGCGAGGCTGATGAGGCCAGGCGCAAGCAAATTTATCATGATATTCAGGTGATGCTGGTAGATCAGGGCAGTGAAATCATCCCGCTGTATGCCGATGCGCTTGATGGTTGCTCGATTAAAATCAAAGGCTTTACTTCCGTGCCTGGCATGCCGCTGAGCGGAAACCGCGCGGCAGAAAAAGTCTGGATCGAAAGCTGA
- a CDS encoding biofilm/acid-resistance regulator YmgB/AriR encodes MAKRTTDSEFTGNLALNDVLNSNGLLCGEQRTREKRVMDSIRHIDNKFDSEREVIGAIARNIIAVQGYLTNKDIILRLISELEITRDVVQQDILRNALELVLGVTPDDSDF; translated from the coding sequence ATGGCAAAAAGAACCACTGATTCAGAATTCACCGGTAACCTTGCACTCAACGATGTACTGAATTCCAACGGGCTTCTCTGCGGTGAACAACGCACGCGGGAAAAACGGGTTATGGACAGTATTCGTCATATCGATAACAAGTTCGATAGTGAACGTGAGGTTATTGGTGCTATTGCCAGAAACATTATTGCCGTTCAGGGTTACCTGACCAATAAGGATATCATTTTACGTCTGATCTCTGAGCTTGAGATCACACGCGATGTGGTACAGCAGGATATTTTACGCAACGCGCTGGAGTTAGTCCTTGGCGTAACGCCAGACGACTCGGACTTTTAG
- a CDS encoding biofilm development regulator YmgB/AriR family protein translates to MYDMFSTDLKLADYIHVSNPENYSGNQVVSSICRELKQHRQSVSNKDIILRLITLIETEQDANQHDDYLKALEYVVYSTPDDFD, encoded by the coding sequence ATGTACGATATGTTTTCTACCGATCTGAAATTAGCTGACTATATTCATGTTTCAAATCCAGAAAATTACTCGGGTAATCAAGTGGTTTCCTCTATTTGTCGTGAGCTGAAACAGCATAGGCAATCTGTCAGCAACAAAGACATTATTCTTCGTCTGATAACCTTGATTGAGACTGAGCAGGATGCCAACCAGCACGATGATTATCTTAAGGCGCTGGAGTACGTGGTTTACAGCACTCCTGACGATTTCGATTAA
- the ycjG gene encoding L-Ala-D/L-Glu epimerase, protein MRSVRFYPEAWPLHTAFVIARGSRTEARVIVVEIEENGVVGKGECTPYPHFGESEISVMAQLGVVDQIIAQGTDRPALQTLLPAGAARNALDSALWDLQRQQSGQTLWQLSGTHPVASISMAQTLSVDTPEAMAQAAMAHQQKGATLLKIKLDDHFITERMVAIRSAVPNVSLIVDANESWQSEGLAARCQLLADLGVLMLEQPLPVGQDDALANFIHPLPICADESCHTVADLPKLVGRYEMINIKLDKTGGLTAALELAAAAREQGLEIMLGCMLCTSRAVRAALPLTAGAKFIDLDGPTWLEKDVTPGLAFHCGVIDLQATGD, encoded by the coding sequence ATGAGAAGCGTACGCTTTTATCCTGAAGCCTGGCCGTTACACACGGCATTTGTTATTGCTCGCGGCAGCCGCACTGAAGCGCGCGTTATTGTGGTGGAAATCGAAGAAAATGGCGTAGTGGGCAAGGGGGAATGCACCCCGTATCCACACTTTGGCGAAAGTGAAATTTCGGTGATGGCCCAGCTCGGCGTGGTTGACCAGATTATTGCTCAAGGCACTGACCGGCCCGCCTTGCAAACCTTGTTGCCCGCGGGGGCAGCGCGTAACGCCCTCGATTCGGCACTGTGGGATTTGCAGCGTCAGCAGAGTGGGCAAACCCTGTGGCAACTCAGCGGCACACATCCGGTTGCGTCAATCAGCATGGCGCAAACCTTGAGCGTCGATACGCCTGAAGCTATGGCACAGGCTGCGATGGCCCATCAGCAGAAGGGGGCCACCTTGTTAAAAATTAAACTCGATGACCATTTTATCACCGAGCGCATGGTGGCTATTCGCAGCGCGGTACCCAATGTGTCACTGATTGTCGATGCCAACGAGTCCTGGCAAAGCGAGGGGTTGGCCGCACGTTGTCAGCTGTTGGCCGATCTTGGCGTGCTGATGCTGGAGCAGCCGCTGCCCGTTGGACAAGATGACGCGCTGGCCAATTTCATTCATCCGCTGCCAATTTGTGCGGATGAAAGCTGTCATACGGTTGCAGATTTACCCAAACTGGTGGGTCGTTACGAGATGATAAACATCAAGCTGGATAAAACTGGCGGCCTGACAGCGGCACTCGAATTAGCGGCAGCGGCGCGAGAACAAGGGCTTGAAATTATGCTCGGCTGCATGCTGTGTACTTCAAGGGCGGTAAGAGCAGCTCTGCCGCTAACCGCGGGCGCGAAGTTTATCGACCTTGATGGGCCAACCTGGCTTGAAAAAGATGTCACGCCTGGGCTGGCTTTTCACTGCGGGGTGATTGATTTACAGGCGACAGGGGATTAA
- a CDS encoding EthD family reductase — MIKLSVMYPYSPEAHFDYDYYRDSHMPLLKQRLGEVCRYYTIDKGFNAVTPDSNPAFIAMCHVYCDSVEALMTAIGPYAEELAADVANFTNVTPIQQISEVIIEKSK; from the coding sequence TTGATTAAACTTAGCGTGATGTATCCGTATAGCCCAGAAGCGCATTTTGATTACGATTACTATCGCGATTCTCATATGCCATTGCTGAAACAGCGTCTGGGTGAAGTTTGCCGTTATTACACTATCGACAAAGGTTTCAACGCCGTAACTCCTGATAGCAATCCGGCCTTTATCGCCATGTGCCACGTATATTGTGACTCCGTCGAAGCCTTAATGACCGCAATTGGCCCTTATGCTGAAGAGTTGGCTGCCGATGTCGCCAATTTTACCAACGTGACGCCGATACAGCAGATAAGCGAAGTGATTATCGAGAAGAGCAAATAA
- the tpx gene encoding thiol peroxidase, whose translation MTQTVHLKGNPVSVAGQLPQKGDVAKPFTLVAKDLSDVALSSFSGKRKVLNIFPSVDTGTCATSVRKFNQLASEIDNTVVLCISSDLPFAQSRFCGAEGLENVVTLSTLRGDEFKLTYGVAITDGPLAGLTSRAVVVLDEQDNVLHSELVGEISEEPNYDAALAALK comes from the coding sequence ATGACTCAGACCGTACATCTAAAAGGCAATCCTGTTAGCGTTGCAGGCCAGCTGCCGCAGAAAGGCGACGTGGCCAAGCCGTTCACTCTGGTGGCAAAAGATCTCTCTGATGTTGCATTGAGCAGCTTCTCCGGCAAACGCAAAGTCCTGAACATCTTCCCAAGTGTTGATACCGGCACCTGCGCCACCTCCGTGCGCAAGTTTAATCAGCTCGCGTCCGAAATCGACAACACCGTGGTGCTGTGCATCTCTTCAGATTTGCCATTCGCCCAGTCACGTTTTTGTGGTGCAGAAGGTCTGGAAAATGTCGTGACTCTGTCAACCCTGCGCGGTGACGAGTTTAAGTTGACCTACGGCGTGGCAATCACCGACGGCCCATTGGCTGGCCTGACTTCGCGCGCAGTGGTGGTACTGGACGAGCAAGACAACGTATTACACAGTGAACTGGTTGGCGAAATCAGCGAAGAGCCTAATTACGATGCTGCGCTGGCGGCTTTGAAATAA
- a CDS encoding VIT family protein — protein MHREPHSIEKIGWLRAAVLGANDGIVSIASLLMGVVSANAAQHSVLLTGVAGLVAGAMSMATGEYVSVSSQSDTEKAALSEEREELTADFHGELHELAMIYSSRGLELPLAKEVARQLMAHDALGAHARDELGISEITTARPLQAAIASAMSFALGAALPLIVTIVLAGQWALPAIAIAALMSLAVLGGVAAKAGGAPLLPAVIRVTFWSALAMGVSSGVGALFGAVVA, from the coding sequence ATGCATAGAGAACCGCATAGCATTGAAAAAATTGGCTGGCTGCGGGCGGCCGTGCTAGGCGCCAACGACGGAATTGTCTCTATTGCCAGCTTGTTGATGGGCGTTGTCTCGGCCAATGCGGCACAGCACAGCGTGTTATTAACCGGCGTGGCAGGTTTGGTGGCAGGCGCGATGTCGATGGCCACGGGAGAGTATGTCTCAGTTTCCTCGCAATCAGATACCGAAAAAGCGGCATTATCTGAAGAACGGGAGGAGCTTACGGCTGATTTTCATGGCGAACTGCACGAGCTGGCAATGATTTACTCCAGCCGGGGATTGGAACTGCCGTTGGCCAAAGAAGTCGCCCGACAACTGATGGCCCACGATGCCTTGGGCGCACATGCGCGAGACGAATTGGGCATTTCTGAAATCACCACCGCGCGGCCATTACAGGCAGCCATTGCCTCTGCAATGAGTTTTGCTTTAGGCGCCGCGCTGCCACTCATCGTGACCATTGTGCTCGCCGGGCAGTGGGCTCTTCCGGCGATTGCAATTGCCGCACTGATGTCCCTTGCGGTGCTGGGCGGAGTGGCAGCTAAAGCCGGCGGTGCGCCGCTGCTGCCTGCGGTGATCAGAGTAACCTTTTGGAGCGCGCTGGCCATGGGAGTCTCTTCGGGCGTCGGCGCGCTGTTCGGTGCAGTCGTGGCTTAG
- the zntB gene encoding zinc transporter ZntB, which translates to MDVIKGEELQVSDAVYAYQLDGKGGVSVIKEDSVASTENPCWLHLDYSLPNSEKWINSTPLLPDNVREALAGESIRPKVLRMGDGTLVTLRSINLNANARPDQLVTIRVYLTDKMIISTRHRKVFSMNEIINDMQHGSGPTDTGSWLVEMCDGLTDHTSDFIEDLHDKIIDFEDALMDQQLPERGQMALLRKQLIVLRRYMSPQRDVFARLASERLPWMTDDERRRMQEISDRLGRGLDDLDASIARTAVLSDEISSLMADALNRRTYTMSLLAMVFLPTTFLTGLFGVNLGGIPGSSNHLSFAIFCGLLVLLVGGVALWMKRSKWL; encoded by the coding sequence GTGGATGTCATCAAGGGTGAAGAACTGCAAGTTTCAGACGCTGTCTATGCATATCAGCTAGATGGCAAAGGTGGCGTAAGCGTAATCAAAGAAGATAGCGTTGCCAGTACCGAAAACCCCTGCTGGTTGCATCTCGATTATTCGTTGCCCAATAGTGAAAAGTGGATCAACAGCACGCCGCTACTGCCGGATAACGTCCGTGAAGCGCTGGCGGGGGAAAGTATTCGCCCGAAAGTCCTGCGCATGGGCGATGGAACGCTGGTAACACTGCGCAGTATTAATCTCAACGCCAATGCACGGCCGGACCAGTTGGTCACCATTCGTGTTTATCTGACGGATAAAATGATTATTTCAACGCGACACCGCAAAGTGTTCTCGATGAATGAAATCATCAATGATATGCAGCACGGCAGTGGTCCTACCGATACAGGGAGCTGGCTGGTTGAAATGTGTGACGGGCTGACCGATCACACCAGTGACTTTATCGAAGACTTGCACGACAAAATTATTGATTTCGAAGATGCCTTGATGGACCAGCAACTGCCGGAACGCGGCCAGATGGCATTGTTACGTAAGCAACTTATTGTATTACGTCGTTATATGTCGCCGCAGCGTGACGTGTTTGCGCGATTGGCAAGTGAACGCCTGCCGTGGATGACTGATGATGAACGCCGCCGGATGCAGGAAATCTCAGACCGACTTGGCCGCGGCCTTGACGATCTCGATGCCAGCATTGCACGCACCGCGGTACTTTCGGACGAAATCAGCTCGTTGATGGCCGATGCGCTCAACCGCCGCACTTACACGATGTCACTGCTGGCGATGGTGTTCCTGCCGACGACCTTTTTGACTGGCCTGTTTGGGGTCAATTTAGGCGGCATACCTGGGTCCAGCAATCATTTGAGCTTTGCTATTTTCTGCGGGCTGCTGGTGTTGCTGGTCGGGGGGGTTGCCCTGTGGATGAAGCGCAGCAAGTGGTTATAG
- a CDS encoding homocysteine S-methyltransferase family protein yields the protein MSKNIVILDGGMGRELARMGAPFRQPEWSALALMEAPRFVRQAHDAFISAGSQVITTNSYAVVPFHVGDEVFAERGAELIALSGKLAREAADAAIVPVKVGGSLPPVLGSYRPDLFEPLKAKALLEVLVAGLTDYVDFWLAETQSSIAEVELVREVVGEDARPLWLSFTLQDTLNPQGQALLRSGESVADAVKAALRLSAKAVLFNCSRPEVMASAVTEARTTAQQQDSDLDIGVYANAFEPSDNKRGANEGLSEMRKDTDPQGYLGFAEEWVAAGATMVGGCCGIGPEHIAALTQALASRD from the coding sequence ATGAGTAAAAACATTGTGATTCTTGATGGCGGCATGGGCCGTGAATTGGCTCGCATGGGAGCTCCTTTCCGTCAACCCGAATGGTCCGCGCTGGCTTTGATGGAGGCTCCACGATTCGTTCGTCAGGCGCATGATGCTTTTATCTCTGCAGGTTCGCAGGTGATCACCACAAATAGCTACGCAGTGGTGCCTTTTCACGTCGGTGATGAGGTCTTCGCCGAGCGAGGTGCAGAACTGATTGCGTTGTCAGGAAAACTAGCCCGTGAAGCGGCCGATGCAGCCATTGTCCCGGTGAAGGTCGGTGGATCACTGCCGCCGGTGTTGGGTTCATACCGCCCCGATTTGTTCGAGCCGCTCAAAGCTAAAGCGCTGCTTGAGGTGCTGGTTGCCGGTTTGACCGACTATGTGGATTTTTGGCTGGCCGAAACGCAAAGTTCGATTGCCGAAGTTGAGCTGGTGCGTGAAGTTGTGGGTGAGGACGCGCGCCCACTTTGGTTATCCTTTACTTTACAAGACACTCTCAACCCTCAGGGGCAGGCATTATTACGCTCCGGGGAATCAGTGGCCGATGCGGTTAAAGCAGCATTACGGTTGTCTGCGAAAGCGGTATTGTTTAACTGTAGCCGTCCAGAAGTGATGGCCAGCGCGGTGACGGAAGCTCGTACCACCGCCCAACAGCAAGATTCAGATCTCGATATCGGCGTTTATGCCAATGCTTTCGAACCTTCTGACAACAAGCGCGGAGCCAACGAAGGGCTGAGCGAAATGCGTAAAGACACCGACCCGCAGGGCTATCTTGGCTTTGCCGAAGAATGGGTGGCGGCGGGTGCCACTATGGTCGGTGGTTGCTGTGGGATCGGGCCTGAACACATTGCGGCGCTGACCCAGGCTTTGGCCTCACGCGACTGA